The genomic DNA TGTCCTTGTCCTTGTCCTTGTCCTTGTCCTTGTCCTTGTCCTTGTCCTTGTCCTTGTCCTTGTCCTTGTCCTTGTCCTTGTCCTTGTCCTTGTCCTTGTCCTTGTCCTTGTCCTTGTCCTTGTCCTTGTCCTTGTCCTTGTCCTTGTCCTTGTCCTTGTCCTTGTCCTTGTCCTTGTCCTTGTCCTTGTCCTTGTCCTTGTCCTTGTCCTTGTCCTTGTCCTTGTCCTTGTCCTTGTCCTTGTCCTTGTCCTTGTCCTTGTCCTTGTCCTTGTCCTCCGGTGCCTCCTTATCCGAATTTGCCTCTTTGTCAGCGTTATTTTCTGGATCTTCCTTTTGTTCGGAGTCTTTGTTATTCTCGTCAGATTCTGACGGATTCTGGTCGTTCTGGTCGTTCTGGTCGTTCTGGTCGTTCTGGTCGTTCTGGTCGTTCTGGTCGTTCTGGTCGTTCTGGTCGTTCTGGTCGTTCTGGTCGGGATCCTTTGGGGGCGTCAGGTCCTCTAATTTTTTGATGCAATCGTCAACGTATTTCCAATTCTTTTTCGCGTCATCAAAGTTTTGATTTAATCCGATAGCATTAGAAAATGCGTCGCGGCTTGCCTCCCATTGTGCGCGCTTTTCTTGGGCAGTTGGAAGAGTTTCTCCGTACTTGAAGAGCGCGTTCCCGAGGTTGTAATAAATTTTTTCCTGAAGATTAATGGGAGCTTCTTGGAGCGCTTTCTGAAACGTTTCAATAGCCTCAGGATATCTCTGTAATGCGGTAAGTGTCGTGGCCTGGTTAAAGGTTTTTTCTTTAGTATCCGTACTAGTTTGCTCATAAAAATGGAGCGCATCCTCGTATTGTCCCCGCTGGAAAAGCTTTTCTCCAATACTTTCGCGTGCTAAGGTTTGCGAAATAGACAATGTCCAGAGAAGCCCAGAAACCAAGAAAATCGAAAGTTTATAATAGGCTGAGATTCCGTAGCGGGGGGGGCGCCGAGCAGTCCCAATGAGCATTTCCATTAATAACAGCACGAATGCTGGCAGTAAGAACCACAGATAGCGTTCGCAGGGAATGTGTTCAACTGACATATCGGCCTCTTGGGTAAGGTTGAGCGGAAATTGTTTTTTTAGTTCCTGGAGCAATAATGAACCCAAGTCGGCGGTGAATGGGTGATAATGTCCTCCTGTTTCATCGGCTAACTTTTTTAATGTCGCCTCATCGAGTACCGTCTTGACGACATTGCCATAGCGATCCTGAAGATCTTGAACCCTTCCGTCATCTAGCGTAATGGGAATGGTTGTTTCTTCCGTTGAACCGATACCGACGCTGTAGACATAAACGTCTTTGGGGAGGTTGATGCTCAAACTTTGCCCTTCGACTAGATCTTCACCGTCGGAAAAGACAAAAAGCACCTTTTGATTAGGAGAGGATTCGTAGACCGTTTCTGCGATACGTAACATCGTACTCAACGACGTTCCAAGAACAGGAATAATATCGGTGTCGAGCATCTGTAGACTGTGCGCAAACGTGGCATAATCTAAAGTTAGCGGGCACTGCAAAAAGGCCTCTCCGGCAAAGGCGATGAGCCCCACGCGATGGCCAGGAACTTGGCGTAAAAAATCAAGAATCAGGAGTTTCGTGCGTTCGAGACGATTGGGGTTCATATCCTCGGCCAACATGCTTTTGGAAACGTCAACAGCGAATAGCAGATCGACGCCTCTCGGTTTCGTTGCGCGTTCTTCCTCTCCGAACTGAGGGCGACAAAGCGCGACACCCACCAATAAAGCCGCGGCGACAAATAAAAAGTGCTTCCACTTTCGACGTACAGGGCTATCGTTGGCCATCAGGATTGGTGCCAGCCGTTCTGTAGCAAAACGAGCGAGCCGACGTTTTCGGCGTGCCGCGGCGTAAGTGCTACCGAAGAAGAGAAACAAGATCAGCAGTGGTAAAAAGATAAGCGCAATGTCACGGTTCAAGCTCATGGGATGCGTTGTAGTTTTGTCGCTCGAAGGAGAAATTCGAGGAGCAGTAATAACATCGCGACGGCAACAAGCCACGGGAACCATTCATCGACGATCGCGTACTGCTGTAATTTTACGTCTGTTTTTTCAAGTTGATCGATGGTTTCGTAAATTTGGGAAAATTCCTCGCGATTTTCGGCCCGAAAGAACTGGCCCTGGGTTTGTTCGGCGATTGCGCGCAACGGGGCTTCATCGAGCTCTGTCATGTACTGAACTGCGATGTATTTCCCGTCGTAATCCGTCTGTATGTGTCCTTGCTCATCGGTAACAGCGAAGGGGACGAGGCCAGATTTCCCGACGCCAATCGTATAAATTTTAATTCCAAGTGCTGCCGCTGCTTCGGCCGCGACAACCGGCGATAGCGTACCACAGTTGTTGTCGCCGTCGGTAACAAGTACGATAATTTTGCTTTTAGCCTGGCTATTTTTGAGACGATTGGCACACATGCAGATTGTGTCGCCGATTGCTGTGCCATCCTCGATCAACTTCACGTGAAGCCGTCGTAGATTGTCTTTGAGCCAGGTGTGGTTGAGTGTGAGAGGGCTCACGAGGTACGGTTCTCCGGCAAAAGCACACATTCCGAGGCGGTCATTAGGGCGATTTTCGATAAACACCTTTGTGACCTCTTTGGCAATGTCGAGGCGCGTGATCGTCTTTTCCCGATCGCTAAAATCGAGACCCATCATCGATCCCGAAACATCGATCGCGAGCATGATATCGACGCCGCTTGAATTAACTTCCGTGAATTTCGATACCCACTGAGGGCGCGCCAGAGCGATAACAATGGCCGAAAGCGCTCCGAAGCGAAGCATAGAAAGAATCGGGCGTTGTTTTGGTTTTTTGGTAAAGCATCTTTTTATGCCATCAATCGACGAAAATTTGAACGTGGCATAACGGACATATTTTCGCTTCAATGCGAAAAACAGTGGCAGTAGCAACAGCAGCCACAAAAAATATGGGTCATGAAATGTAAAGCTTTGGGTCATGTCGCGGGAGTCGATTTAGGTTTGCTGTGGTGGATCCGTACAAAGCGCGCAAAGCGACAGGTTTTAACAAAAAGTTCCTTTTGGATATCCTCAGTCAGCGCCTCTCGGGCAAATTTCGCGACGTCGGAGGACTGTAAAACGTCGGACAGTAGGGCGACCTGTTGCCATGAAAACTGTGTTGATTTACTGAAAAGGTTGAGAAATTCTTCCGTCGTCCGGCAGGTCAGAGAAAGGTGATATTCGCGCTGAAGATATGACTTTAGAGCGAAACACAGAGCGCTACAAAAATGAGGCGCTTTTCCAAGCAGTTGGCGAGATTTTTTGAGGTCGCTCAGAAGCTGTTGATACGAGGTAAGCGGTAGGGTAGGACGCGCGGTAGAACGACGGTACCAACGCCATAATATTCCGAGTAAAAATAATCCCAATAAGATACCCAGCGTTGTCAAAATAGGGACACGATAATCTCCAATCGGCAAAGGGGGAATCTCGGGTAAAAGCTCTTTGGGAACCTCGAAGTCTTCCGTAACAACCGCGGAGCTCGCCATTAACGGTGAAACTGAGCCGCATGCTACTGCATAAAAAAAACCGAATCGAGAGATTCCCATGGGTTGGCCTGTAGGGTAGGAGGGATGAGGAAATTGTCAATACATGCGCTTGTTTCACAGAAATTTTCGCGACACATACTTGAACTTTTTGGGAAAATTCTATAGCTGAGCGCATGGAGTTGTTGCGGAGTGATCTCGTTAAGAAGGCGCGCGAAAAAATTGCCATAGTTGATTCGCTATCGACGCTGGAGTCGTTAAAGGCGGAGTTTTTAGGTCCGAATGGAGTGATTCGAAAAGCGAGTCAGGCTGTGCGGGAGCTGTCGCCCTCAGAACGACCAGCATTTGGACGTCAGTTAAACACATTAAAAGACGCGATTGAGTCGCTCTTTGTTTCCAAGGCGCAAGAACTCTCCGATCGAAATCTCTTAAGTCAGCTGCCGCAATCACTTGATATCACACTCAACGCGCGAGATTCGTGGCGTGGAAGTATTCATCCATTAACCCAGGTTCGCGAAGAGTTAGAGACGATTTTTCATCACATTGGGTTTGTAACCGTTGATGGTCCGGAGGTCGAAACGGAGTGGTTTTGCTTTGATGCGCTCAATACGCCGCCGTCGCACCCAGCCCGCGATGCCATGGATACCTTTTTTTTACCCGAAGATGTGACGATGCGTACGACGAGTAAGCACGCTGACGAGCGCTATATTTTACGTTCCCACACCTCAACGGTCCAGATTCGGACGATGCTTAAAGAAAAACCTCCGTTACGTGTTGTTTCTCCCGGACGGACTTTTCGACGCGATACGGTAGATGCCACGCACAGCGCAAACTTCCACCAGTTTGAGGCCCTCTATGTCGACGAACACGTTTCCGTATGCGATCTTTACGCAACTCTTGACTATGCCCTGAAGCGATTTTTTGGGAAAAATACCCGAACACGGTTACGTCCGAGCTTTTTCCCGTTTACCGAGCCGAGTTTTGAAATGGATTTTCGCGCACAAAATATCGGTAAGCTCAGTGATCAGTGGATCGAAGTTTTGGGATGTGGCCTTGTCGATCCCAATGTTTTTGAGGCCGTCGGGATTGATCCAACTCGCTATACCGGTTTCGCAGCGGGATTTGGCATTGAACGCCTCGCTATGTTACGTTACGGTATTGATGACGTACGCCTGTTTTACCAAAACGATCTTCGCTTTCTGGATCAGTTCGCTCGGTAATGAATTAGGATGCGCGCTGGAAGTAGCTGACGGAGTTGTAATCGACGAGCGTGATTTTAACGAGTTGAGAAACGCTCAATTCGACGCTATTGACCTGCTTTCCAATCCGCTTTTTAAGCTGTGTTTTCGGTACATTGGGAACCGGAACGGTTTTTGAAAGACTGTGGAGCGAGGTTAACGGGGGGATTTTTGTTTCCTTGGAATTTTTGCGATCGCGGTAGATGGCCGCTTTACGGTGCTGTAGTTTGCGATGAGGAACGACCTGCCAACTGTCACTCGGAATTTTGGGTCTTTTCCTGACGATAAATTCATCTTCGAATTCATTAGTTTCATCGACAATCTTTTTTCTTCTTCCCATCATGTCCTCCTTAATATTTCCATGAACCGTACTCTTTTTCTTCCGTTTTAGGCTTGGAATCTTCTTCGAGTAGTAGTTCCGCTTCGCTGCAGATGTCGTCAATTCGCTTCATCCAGGCCTCAGCAACATCGACAAAAACCGCGATGTCGTCTTCGAAATTTTCGACTTCGCGCAACGGTAACTCAAATTTGCGCTGCAATACCAGAGTTTGTGTCTGTTTGTCGAGTGCAAAGGTAGAACCGTTTGAAATCCGCCAGAAGAAGTTTGCTTCCAGTAAAATCCCTAAAACTAACTCTTTAGCCGCAAATGGGACGACGCTGATGTACGCATACACGATGAGTTCATGGCGCTCCTCATCGAGCTCTAGATTGAGTACAATTTTTTCATCTAAGAGGATTAAACATCGGTTATTCGCGTCTAGTTCAAGGGGTAAATCGAGCACTTTCCCCAGTTGCCTCAGTAAACCATTGACTTCCGTTTTGTCCTCCGCGTTTCCCATCTTCCCTGTGCCCTGACGGAGATAAAATTGATTTTTACAATTTTCGCAATAAAAAAACGCCAAATTAACATTGGCGTTTCGTCGTTTAAAATGTGGGGCCTTTAGTTTGCGATCACGAGGCTTGGAACAGCCGTATTGGGATCTCCAGAGAGAAGGTCAAATAGGTGCTTAAGAAGCATAAATGTGGTCTTTGAATCGAGATCATTATCGGCGATATAGAACCACTTACCGCGATGCCGGACACAAACCGCTGAATTTTTGGGTGCTTGGCGTTCTGTCGAACAGAGTACATGGAGCCATTTTCCAGAAAGTTGATGTTCCCAGTCGAAAATACTACCATCTTTGGCGATTGTTTGGCTAACTAAACCGTTGACGACATCTTCCTCCGGTACTTGGACTGCATGGGAGAGGAAGAATAAAATCTCCATGAGGGAGCGTGTTCGCACAAGAAGGTCTTTTCCACTTCCGAGATGAGAAAAATTCGAAGTAAGCTTAAACTCAGATTTTTCGGGATTTAGCTCGAGAGATTTCTTTAATTCGAGGATATCGGATTGCTTGGGGTCATTGGAATTAAACCTCATAATCAGGTCTTTATCCGGTCCCAAAACAAGTTTTATGCCCTTATACAGACGTTTCAACTCTTTAACATACTGTGCCAAAGGGGTGTCCTGTTGGGATGATAGAGATGGCAAACCAGTAATTTCCTGACTAACCATTTTCCTCACTCCATGGACGAAATAGTCCCAGATTTGTGAACACTGCCGAAGAAACGCATTACCGGGGACAGGGCCCAGAGTTTCCTCAAGATCCTTACGACCAACACCGAAAATGAGCAG from Verrucomicrobiota bacterium includes the following:
- a CDS encoding VWA domain-containing protein, coding for MSLNRDIALIFLPLLILFLFFGSTYAAARRKRRLARFATERLAPILMANDSPVRRKWKHFLFVAAALLVGVALCRPQFGEEERATKPRGVDLLFAVDVSKSMLAEDMNPNRLERTKLLILDFLRQVPGHRVGLIAFAGEAFLQCPLTLDYATFAHSLQMLDTDIIPVLGTSLSTMLRIAETVYESSPNQKVLFVFSDGEDLVEGQSLSINLPKDVYVYSVGIGSTEETTIPITLDDGRVQDLQDRYGNVVKTVLDEATLKKLADETGGHYHPFTADLGSLLLQELKKQFPLNLTQEADMSVEHIPCERYLWFLLPAFVLLLMEMLIGTARRPPRYGISAYYKLSIFLVSGLLWTLSISQTLARESIGEKLFQRGQYEDALHFYEQTSTDTKEKTFNQATTLTALQRYPEAIETFQKALQEAPINLQEKIYYNLGNALFKYGETLPTAQEKRAQWEASRDAFSNAIGLNQNFDDAKKNWKYVDDCIKKLEDLTPPKDPDQNDQNDQNDQNDQNDQNDQNDQNDQNDQNDQNPSESDENNKDSEQKEDPENNADKEANSDKEAPEDKDKDKDKDKDKDKDKDKDKDKDKDKDKDKDKDKDKDKDKDKDKDKDKDKDKDKDKDKDKDKDKDKDKDKDKDKDKDKDKDKDKDKDKDKDKDQGQPKNPDPQQGEPQQNPAQPQPSPSGLSAAEAKQLLDGLEGDEKILPLYAAPEQITTRQIEKFW
- a CDS encoding VWA domain-containing protein; the encoded protein is MLRFGALSAIVIALARPQWVSKFTEVNSSGVDIMLAIDVSGSMMGLDFSDREKTITRLDIAKEVTKVFIENRPNDRLGMCAFAGEPYLVSPLTLNHTWLKDNLRRLHVKLIEDGTAIGDTICMCANRLKNSQAKSKIIVLVTDGDNNCGTLSPVVAAEAAAALGIKIYTIGVGKSGLVPFAVTDEQGHIQTDYDGKYIAVQYMTELDEAPLRAIAEQTQGQFFRAENREEFSQIYETIDQLEKTDVKLQQYAIVDEWFPWLVAVAMLLLLLEFLLRATKLQRIP
- the pheS gene encoding phenylalanine--tRNA ligase subunit alpha; its protein translation is MELLRSDLVKKAREKIAIVDSLSTLESLKAEFLGPNGVIRKASQAVRELSPSERPAFGRQLNTLKDAIESLFVSKAQELSDRNLLSQLPQSLDITLNARDSWRGSIHPLTQVREELETIFHHIGFVTVDGPEVETEWFCFDALNTPPSHPARDAMDTFFLPEDVTMRTTSKHADERYILRSHTSTVQIRTMLKEKPPLRVVSPGRTFRRDTVDATHSANFHQFEALYVDEHVSVCDLYATLDYALKRFFGKNTRTRLRPSFFPFTEPSFEMDFRAQNIGKLSDQWIEVLGCGLVDPNVFEAVGIDPTRYTGFAAGFGIERLAMLRYGIDDVRLFYQNDLRFLDQFAR
- a CDS encoding type III secretion system chaperone, with the protein product MGNAEDKTEVNGLLRQLGKVLDLPLELDANNRCLILLDEKIVLNLELDEERHELIVYAYISVVPFAAKELVLGILLEANFFWRISNGSTFALDKQTQTLVLQRKFELPLREVENFEDDIAVFVDVAEAWMKRIDDICSEAELLLEEDSKPKTEEKEYGSWKY